From a single Pseudorasbora parva isolate DD20220531a chromosome 17, ASM2467924v1, whole genome shotgun sequence genomic region:
- the lamtor3 gene encoding ragulator complex protein LAMTOR3: protein MNMADNLRSFLYKQLPSVEGLHAIVVTDRDGVPVIKVANDNAPDYALRPAFLSTFALATDQGSKLGLSKNKSIICYYNTYQIVQFNRLPLVISFIASSNANTGLIFSLEKELVPLIEELRQVVEVA, encoded by the exons ATGAATATGGCAGAT AATCTGAGGAGTTTTTTGTATAAACAACTGCCAAG TGTTGAAGGACTCCATGCAATAGTGGTGACAGATAGAGATGGAGTCCCTGTAATCAAAG TTGCCAATGACAATGCTCCTGACTATGCACTGCGGCCAGCGTTCCTGTCCACCTTTGCCTTGGCAACTGACCAGGGCAGCAAGCTCGGCTTGTCCAAAAATAAGAGCATCATTTGTTATTATAACACATACCAG ATTGTACAGTTCAACCGATTACCCTTAGTGATAAGTTTCATCGCAAGTAGCAATGCCAACACGG GTTTGATCTTCAGTCTTGAGAAGGAGCTAGTCCCTCTGATTGAAGAACTAAGGCAGGTGGTGGAAGTAGCTTAG